One window of Syngnathus acus chromosome 16, fSynAcu1.2, whole genome shotgun sequence genomic DNA carries:
- the LOC119136129 gene encoding gastrula zinc finger protein XlCGF57.1-like isoform X4 → MFARTTAEYVEEEDHSRRRLEDVWLQPYVVLRRVDISEAIRPKQQEPERTCIKEEDVHHLNEQMVQTFLCTIKEEEEPERTCIKEEGEDSCDIKEEEDTFNMPLTGVPVKSLDEGQQEVSKEAEPPSCSSSQQMTREGDGDHCGGSQAAPPSKSDDVTKNYSCSDCGQNFSRGEHLKRHTRTHTGEKPFSCSVCGQTFTRSGSLKTHTRIHTGEQPFSCSVCGQKFSQKGHLILHTRIHTGEKPFSCSVCGQKFSCGGRLKRHMRIHTGEKPFSCSVCGQKFSMGGHLKMHTRIHTGEKPFSCSVCGQIFALKGALTIHTRIHTGEKPFSCSVCGQKFSQQGHLKTHTRIHTGEKSFSCSVCGQKFSRRGNLKRHTRTHTGEKPFSCSLCGQIFAGKGALTIHTRIHTGEKPFSCSVCGQLFARNEYLIKHTRIHTGEKPFSCSVCGQKFSHKGTLTIHTRIHTGEKPFSCSICGQRFVVKQSLKSHISLHTDKNPVACSAKDNSECVGEMSNDS, encoded by the exons atgtttgcaaggACCACAGCAGAGTACGTGGAGGAAGAGGACCATAGTCGTCGACGACTGGAAGATGTTTGGCTGCAGCCATATGTTGTGTTACGCAGAGTTG ACATTAGTGAAGCTATTCGTCCTAAGCAGCAGGAGCCAGAGCGCACGTgcattaaagaggaagat GTCCACCACTTGAATGAACAAATGGTGCAGACGTTTCTTTGCACcataaaagaggaggaagagccggAGCGGACTTGTATtaaagaggagggagaagacTCCTGCGACattaaagaggaggaggatacCTTCAATATGCCATTGACCGGAGTTCCTGTGAAGAGTTTAGATGAGGGTCAACAGGAGGTGAGCAAAGAGGCGGAGCCGCCAAGCTGCAGCTCAAGTcaacaaatgaccagagaaggtgatggagaccaCTGTGGAGGATCACAAGCAGCTCCACCATCAAAAAGTGATGACGTGACGAAAAACTATTCCTGCTCAGATTGTGGCCAAAATTTCTCTCGGGGggaacatttaaaaaggcacacaagaacccacactggagagaaacctttttcatgctcggtttgtggccaaacattTACTCGAAGTGGAAGTTTAAAAACGCACAcgagaatccacactggcgagcaacctttttcatgctcagtttgtggacaaaaattctctcagaagggacatttaattttgcacacaagaatccacactggcgagaaacctttttcatgctcagtttgtggccaaaaattctcttgTGGGGGACGTTTAAAAAGGCACATGAGAATTcacactggagagaaacctttttcatgctcag tttgtgggcaaaaattctctatggggggacatttaaaaatgcacacaagaatccacactggtgagaaacccttttcatgctcagtttgtggccaaatattTGCATTGAAGGGAGCTCTAACAattcacacaagaatccacactggtgagaaacccttttcatgctcagtttgtggccaaaaattctctcagcAGGGACATTTGAAAAcgcatacaagaatccacactggagagaaatcattttcatgctcagtttgtggccaaaaattctctcggAGGGGAAATCtaaaaaggcacacaagaacccacactg gtgagaaacctttttcatgctcacttTGTGGCCAAATATTTGCAGGGAAGGGAGCTCTAACAattcacacaagaatccacactggtgagaaacctttttcatgctcagtttgtggccaattATTCGCTCGGAATGAATACTTGATaaagcacacaagaatccacactggtgagaaacctttttcatgctcagtttgtggccaaaaattcagcCATAAGGGAACTCTAACaattcatacaagaatccacactggcgagaaacctttttcatgctcaatttgtggccaaagatttgtAGTGAAGCAAAGCTTAAAAAGTCACATAAGTCTCCACACTGACAAGAACCCTGTTGCCTGCTCAGCCAAAGATAATTCCGAGTGTGTTGGGGAGATGAGCAACGATTCGTGA
- the LOC119136129 gene encoding zinc finger protein 568-like isoform X9: protein MFARTNAEYVEEEDHRRRRLEDLWLQPYVVLRRVDISEAICPKHQEPEHTCIKEEDSKEVLHHMKEQMVQTFLCTVKEEKEPERPCIKEEGEDSCDIKEEEDTFKMPSTGVPVKSLDEGQHEVIKGAAPASCSSSQQMTREGDGDHCGGSQAAPSSDSDDVTKNSSCSDCGQKFAQRGSLKRHTRTHTGEKPFSCSLCGQIFAGKGALTIHTRIHTGEKPFSCSVCGQLFARNEYLIKHTRIHTGEKPFSCSVCGQKFSHKGTLTIHTRIHTGEKPFSCSICGQRFVVKQSLKSHISLHTDKNPVACSAKDNSECVGEMSNDS from the exons atgtttgcaaggACCAATGCAGAGTACGTGGAGGAAGAGGACCATCGTCGTCGACGACTGGAAGATCTATGGCTGCAGCCATATGTTGTGTTACGCAGAGTTG ACATTAGTGAAGCTATTTGTCCTAAGCATCAGGAGCCAGAGCACACATGCATCAAAGAGGAAGATAGCAAAGAGGTCCTCCACCACATGAAAGAGCAAATGGTGCAGACGTTTCTTTGCACCGTAAAAGAGGAGAAAGAGCCGGAGCGGCCTTGTATtaaagaagaaggagaagactCCTGCGACattaaagaggaggaggatacCTTCAAGATGCCATCGACTGGTGTTCCTGTGAAGAGTTTAGATGAGGGTCAACATGAGGTGATCAAAGGGGCGGCGCCGGCAAGCTGCAGCTCAAGTcaacaaatgaccagagaaggtgatggagaccaCTGTGGAGGATCACAAGCAGCTCCATCATCAGATAGTGATGACGTGACAAAAAACTCTTCCTGCTcagattgtggccaaaaatttgCTCAAAGGGGAAGtttaaaaaggcacacaagaacccacactg gtgagaaacctttttcatgctcacttTGTGGCCAAATATTTGCAGGGAAGGGAGCTCTAACAattcacacaagaatccacactggtgagaaacctttttcatgctcagtttgtggccaattATTCGCTCGGAATGAATACTTGATaaagcacacaagaatccacactggtgagaaacctttttcatgctcagtttgtggccaaaaattcagcCATAAGGGAACTCTAACaattcatacaagaatccacactggcgagaaacctttttcatgctcaatttgtggccaaagatttgtAGTGAAGCAAAGCTTAAAAAGTCACATAAGTCTCCACACTGACAAGAACCCTGTTGCCTGCTCAGCCAAAGATAATTCCGAGTGTGTTGGGGAGATGAGCAACGATTCGTGA